Proteins from a single region of Acanthochromis polyacanthus isolate Apoly-LR-REF ecotype Palm Island chromosome 11, KAUST_Apoly_ChrSc, whole genome shotgun sequence:
- the LOC127536286 gene encoding integrator complex subunit 8-like isoform X1 has protein sequence MRRHGVSCVSLATEWNRNDGGAMERRRMNYGRMSAEAADRVAAVTSGRPSTPLQTSWFEFLLDGSLLEKHLQKSNADPTPVQLIVQFLEQASKPSVNEQNQVQPPADNRRNRTLKLLALKVAAHMKWDLDSLEKGLTIPVLNMLLNELLCVSKVPPGVKHVDLDLSALPPTTAMAVIIYNRWAIRTIVLSSFPEKQTKPGPHQINMLNIVQQEKEMTENILTVLKEQATDSITVLEGALQLKKDFYVHTLRTLDLLAADAAANGETESSTAGLRISADDLHCQVHYDLGGIFFQQGCTDQPTYEKARDHFRQTKELLKKLDSTVHVHMDEKRLAGYWNACRALTGDCDPCDPQTTPYDQINSLIRAHNHQAVMEAFIKDNVSRSLPNHFRRSVLREFLYKVQQGESGLDEVCHQLCVCNAVRDALEGEILSIRFQQLLLKPSKRIVDFILEVVYDKGEIYSFSKHGRFCHEIKMNYSPYTNYFTRVFWNRSYHVYKVNSIISFQY, from the exons GGAAGGATGAGTGCTGAAGCAGCCGACCGGGTGGCTGCTGTGACCAGCGGTCGGCCCAGTACGCCTCTGCAGACGTCCTGGTTTGAGTTCCTCCTGGACGGCAGCCTGCTGGAGAAACACCTGCAGAAATCAAATGCAG ACCCGACTCCGGTGCAGCTGATCGTCCAGTTCCTGGAGCAGGCGTCCAAACCGTCGGTGAACGAGCAGAATCAGGTTCAGCCTCCAGCAGACAACCGCAGGAACCGAACCCTGAAGCTGCTGGCGCTGAAGGTCGCCGCACACATGAAGTGGGACCTGGATTCACTGGAGAAAGG ACTGACCATCCCAGTGTTGAACATGCTGCTgaatgagctgctgtgtgtcagcAAAGTGCCTCCAGGTGTGAAACATGTGGATCTGGATCTGTCCGCTCTGCCTCCGACCACCGCCATGGCAGTGATCATCTACAACCGCTG ggcCATCAGAACCATCGTGCTGAGCAGCTTTCCagagaaacaaaccaaaccaggaCCTCAtcagataaacat GTTAAATATCGTGCAGCAggagaaagaaatgacagaaaacatcctGACTGTG CTGAAGGAGCAGGCGACCGACTCCATCACCGTCCTGGAAGGAGCTCTGCAGCTGAAGAAGGACTTCTACGTCCACACTCTGAGGACTCTGGACCTGCTGGCCGCTGACGCTGCCGCTAACGGAGAAACCGAATCCTCCACAGCCGGGCTTCGAATCAGCGCCGATGACCTGCACTGCCAG GTGCATTATGATCTGGGAGGTATTTTCTTCCAACAAGGCTGCACCGACCAGCCAACCTATGAGAAGGCCAGAGATCACTTCAGACAGACCAAGGAGCTCTTGAAGAAG CTGGACTCGACCGTCCACGTCCACATGGACGAGAAGCGTCTGGCCGGTTACTGGAACGCCTGCAGAGCTCTGACCGGAGACTGTGACCCCTGCGACCCCCAGACGACCCCCTACGACCAGATCAACAGCCTGATCCGAGCCCACAACCACCAG GCCGTCATGGAAGCCTTCATCAAAGACAACGTGTCCCGCAGTTTACCGAACCACTTCAGACGCTCGGTTCTCAGAGAGTTCTTGTACAAAGTCCAGCAGGG ggAGTCCGGTCTGGATGAAGTTTGTCATCAACTTTGTGTCTGTAACGCCGTGAGAGACGCTCTGGAAGGAGAAATCCTCAGCATTCgtttccagcagctgctcctcaAGCCTAGTAAACGGATCGTGGACTTCATCTTAGAG gTGGTCTACGATAAAGGAGAGATCTACTCGTTCTCCAAGCACGGACGTTTTTGCCACGAGATAAAGATGAACTACTCTCCGTACACGAACTACTTCACCCGAGTCTTCTGGAATCGCTCGTATCACGTCTACAAAGTGaactccatcatctccttccaGTACTGA
- the LOC127536286 gene encoding integrator complex subunit 8-like isoform X3, whose protein sequence is MSAEAADRVAAVTSGRPSTPLQTSWFEFLLDGSLLEKHLQKSNADPTPVQLIVQFLEQASKPSVNEQNQVQPPADNRRNRTLKLLALKVAAHMKWDLDSLEKGLTIPVLNMLLNELLCVSKVPPGVKHVDLDLSALPPTTAMAVIIYNRWAIRTIVLSSFPEKQTKPGPHQINMLNIVQQEKEMTENILTVLKEQATDSITVLEGALQLKKDFYVHTLRTLDLLAADAAANGETESSTAGLRISADDLHCQVHYDLGGIFFQQGCTDQPTYEKARDHFRQTKELLKKLDSTVHVHMDEKRLAGYWNACRALTGDCDPCDPQTTPYDQINSLIRAHNHQAVMEAFIKDNVSRSLPNHFRRSVLREFLYKVQQGESGLDEVCHQLCVCNAVRDALEGEILSIRFQQLLLKPSKRIVDFILEVVYDKGEIYSFSKHGRFCHEIKMNYSPYTNYFTRVFWNRSYHVYKVNSIISFQY, encoded by the exons ATGAGTGCTGAAGCAGCCGACCGGGTGGCTGCTGTGACCAGCGGTCGGCCCAGTACGCCTCTGCAGACGTCCTGGTTTGAGTTCCTCCTGGACGGCAGCCTGCTGGAGAAACACCTGCAGAAATCAAATGCAG ACCCGACTCCGGTGCAGCTGATCGTCCAGTTCCTGGAGCAGGCGTCCAAACCGTCGGTGAACGAGCAGAATCAGGTTCAGCCTCCAGCAGACAACCGCAGGAACCGAACCCTGAAGCTGCTGGCGCTGAAGGTCGCCGCACACATGAAGTGGGACCTGGATTCACTGGAGAAAGG ACTGACCATCCCAGTGTTGAACATGCTGCTgaatgagctgctgtgtgtcagcAAAGTGCCTCCAGGTGTGAAACATGTGGATCTGGATCTGTCCGCTCTGCCTCCGACCACCGCCATGGCAGTGATCATCTACAACCGCTG ggcCATCAGAACCATCGTGCTGAGCAGCTTTCCagagaaacaaaccaaaccaggaCCTCAtcagataaacat GTTAAATATCGTGCAGCAggagaaagaaatgacagaaaacatcctGACTGTG CTGAAGGAGCAGGCGACCGACTCCATCACCGTCCTGGAAGGAGCTCTGCAGCTGAAGAAGGACTTCTACGTCCACACTCTGAGGACTCTGGACCTGCTGGCCGCTGACGCTGCCGCTAACGGAGAAACCGAATCCTCCACAGCCGGGCTTCGAATCAGCGCCGATGACCTGCACTGCCAG GTGCATTATGATCTGGGAGGTATTTTCTTCCAACAAGGCTGCACCGACCAGCCAACCTATGAGAAGGCCAGAGATCACTTCAGACAGACCAAGGAGCTCTTGAAGAAG CTGGACTCGACCGTCCACGTCCACATGGACGAGAAGCGTCTGGCCGGTTACTGGAACGCCTGCAGAGCTCTGACCGGAGACTGTGACCCCTGCGACCCCCAGACGACCCCCTACGACCAGATCAACAGCCTGATCCGAGCCCACAACCACCAG GCCGTCATGGAAGCCTTCATCAAAGACAACGTGTCCCGCAGTTTACCGAACCACTTCAGACGCTCGGTTCTCAGAGAGTTCTTGTACAAAGTCCAGCAGGG ggAGTCCGGTCTGGATGAAGTTTGTCATCAACTTTGTGTCTGTAACGCCGTGAGAGACGCTCTGGAAGGAGAAATCCTCAGCATTCgtttccagcagctgctcctcaAGCCTAGTAAACGGATCGTGGACTTCATCTTAGAG gTGGTCTACGATAAAGGAGAGATCTACTCGTTCTCCAAGCACGGACGTTTTTGCCACGAGATAAAGATGAACTACTCTCCGTACACGAACTACTTCACCCGAGTCTTCTGGAATCGCTCGTATCACGTCTACAAAGTGaactccatcatctccttccaGTACTGA
- the LOC127536286 gene encoding integrator complex subunit 8-like isoform X4 has translation MSAEAADRVAAVTSGRPSTPLQTSWFEFLLDGSLLEKHLQKSNADPTPVQLIVQFLEQASKPSVNEQNQVQPPADNRRNRTLKLLALKVAAHMKWDLDSLEKGLTIPVLNMLLNELLCVSKVPPGVKHVDLDLSALPPTTAMAVIIYNRWAIRTIVLSSFPEKQTKPGPHQINMLNIVQQEKEMTENILTVLKEQATDSITVLEGALQLKKDFYVHTLRTLDLLAADAAANGETESSTAGLRISADDLHCQVHYDLGGIFFQQGCTDQPTYEKARDHFRQTKELLKKLDSTVHVHMDEKRLAGYWNACRALTGDCDPCDPQTTPYDQINSLIRAHNHQAVMEAFIKDNVSRSLPNHFRRSVLREFLYKVQQGESGLDEVCHQLCVCNAVRDALEGEILSIRFQQLLLKPSKRIVDFILEVVYDKGEIYSFSKHGRFCHEIKMNYSPYTNYFTRVFWNRSYHVYKVNSIISFQY, from the exons ACCCGACTCCGGTGCAGCTGATCGTCCAGTTCCTGGAGCAGGCGTCCAAACCGTCGGTGAACGAGCAGAATCAGGTTCAGCCTCCAGCAGACAACCGCAGGAACCGAACCCTGAAGCTGCTGGCGCTGAAGGTCGCCGCACACATGAAGTGGGACCTGGATTCACTGGAGAAAGG ACTGACCATCCCAGTGTTGAACATGCTGCTgaatgagctgctgtgtgtcagcAAAGTGCCTCCAGGTGTGAAACATGTGGATCTGGATCTGTCCGCTCTGCCTCCGACCACCGCCATGGCAGTGATCATCTACAACCGCTG ggcCATCAGAACCATCGTGCTGAGCAGCTTTCCagagaaacaaaccaaaccaggaCCTCAtcagataaacat GTTAAATATCGTGCAGCAggagaaagaaatgacagaaaacatcctGACTGTG CTGAAGGAGCAGGCGACCGACTCCATCACCGTCCTGGAAGGAGCTCTGCAGCTGAAGAAGGACTTCTACGTCCACACTCTGAGGACTCTGGACCTGCTGGCCGCTGACGCTGCCGCTAACGGAGAAACCGAATCCTCCACAGCCGGGCTTCGAATCAGCGCCGATGACCTGCACTGCCAG GTGCATTATGATCTGGGAGGTATTTTCTTCCAACAAGGCTGCACCGACCAGCCAACCTATGAGAAGGCCAGAGATCACTTCAGACAGACCAAGGAGCTCTTGAAGAAG CTGGACTCGACCGTCCACGTCCACATGGACGAGAAGCGTCTGGCCGGTTACTGGAACGCCTGCAGAGCTCTGACCGGAGACTGTGACCCCTGCGACCCCCAGACGACCCCCTACGACCAGATCAACAGCCTGATCCGAGCCCACAACCACCAG GCCGTCATGGAAGCCTTCATCAAAGACAACGTGTCCCGCAGTTTACCGAACCACTTCAGACGCTCGGTTCTCAGAGAGTTCTTGTACAAAGTCCAGCAGGG ggAGTCCGGTCTGGATGAAGTTTGTCATCAACTTTGTGTCTGTAACGCCGTGAGAGACGCTCTGGAAGGAGAAATCCTCAGCATTCgtttccagcagctgctcctcaAGCCTAGTAAACGGATCGTGGACTTCATCTTAGAG gTGGTCTACGATAAAGGAGAGATCTACTCGTTCTCCAAGCACGGACGTTTTTGCCACGAGATAAAGATGAACTACTCTCCGTACACGAACTACTTCACCCGAGTCTTCTGGAATCGCTCGTATCACGTCTACAAAGTGaactccatcatctccttccaGTACTGA